A region of the Arthrobacter sp. FW306-07-I genome:
GCCACCAGCGCGGCCACCACGATGTCCACGACGCGCCAGGACCTGCTGGTGGTCTTCTTGATTGCTGCAGTGCTCATGTGATCCTCCTGGGAAACAGGAGGGGAAAGTGGACCGGCTGACGGCCCGTTGCCGTGCAGCCGCGACACTTTGAGAACTCGACTCCCTTGCGCCGGTACTAACCGGATCAGGTTCGAGGGTCTGCGGCTGTCCGCACTCTCAGCGCCCACCTGCGGTGCCCGGCTTTAGCCAGGATGCCCGACGGCGGCGCTCCCCTGTCGTTTTTAGTGTTGCTTTTTGGTTTGGGTAAGGCTTTTGATTTGCCCATCCGGGCGTGGTCCAGTTTACACCGAACGGCGCTGGATTGAGGGCTGCGGGCGCCAACCGGACAGGATGTGACCGGCCGTGCGTGGTGGCGCGAGGCATGGAAATAAGCGCGCTTAGCTTTTATTAGTAATCATGCTTACCATGTTGTCTCCCGGGTTTCGAGGAGTACGGGCACATGGGACTCACCATGGTCGGCCCCGCGTTCGTTCCCGTCAGCAGCGCGGCAGACCAAGGAGCACCATGAGAATCCCGGAAACCAGAGGCCCCGTCAGCAGCGCACTGTTCAAAGTCCTGGCGCAGGCTCCGGACGCCGCGGGGCCGGGCCTGGATGGGCTGTACTCCCTGATGGTGCGGCAGCTGGCCGGAACCGGCGACATCATTGCCGACGAGGACATTCAACTCGCACTATTCTGCCTTTACGAACTCCATTACTCCGGACTGGACGGCGTTTCAGACAGCTGGGAGTGGGAGCCTGCGCTGATCAGGGTCCGGCGGCTGATCGAGGAACCCTTCGAAGCGGCACTGCGCGCTGCCGCCAAGGAGGCGGCAGGAAACTTCGAACTGCCCGACGGAATTGCCATGACCAGTGACGCCGTTGCCGACGTCCTCTTCGGCCTGGCCGCCACGGACACCGGCCCCAGCCTGTCCCGCTACGTGGCCCGGAAAGCCACCCTGGACCAGCTCAAGGAGTTCCTGGTCCACAAATCCATGTACCAGCTGAAGGAAGCCGACCCGCACACCTGGGCCATTCCGCGGCTCAGCGGCAGGCCGAAGGCGGCCCTGGTGGAAATCCAGGCGGACGAATACGGCGGCGGCCGGCCTGAGCGGATGCACAGCGCGCTGTTCGCCCGGACCATGCGAGGCCTGGGCCTGGATGACAGCTACGGCGCCTACGTGGACACGGTCCCGGCAATCTCCCTGGCTTCCGTCAACCTCATGTCGCTCTGCGGCCTGAACCGCCGGCTCCGCGGTGCCATCACCGGGCACCTCGCCATCTACGAAATGACCTCCTCGCAGCCCAACCGCTTCTACGGCAACGGATTCCGCCGGCACGGCTTCGGCCCTGACATCACGCACTACTTTGACGAGCACGTGGAGGCCGACGCCGTGCACGAACAGATTGCGGGACGGGACCTCGCCGGCGGCCTGGTGGAAGCCGAACCGCAACTGCTTGCCGATGTCCTGTTCGGGGCGACGGCGGTCATGGCCATCGACAGCCGCCTTACCGCCCACCTGATGTCGTCCTGGGAAGCCGGGCAGACATCGCTCCGGGCGGCCGTACCGGCGGCAGCGTGACAGCCGCGCCCGCGGCAGTCGCTCCCGGGGCAAGGGAAGGGCGTCCCCGTTTGGTCTCCGACGCGGAGTACATCCTTCCCCTGCGCTGGACGGAGGACTCGGGCCTGGCAGAGTTGGCCGGTTACCTCCGCCAACTGGTGGGCTGGATTCCGGTCACCGTGGTGGACGGCTCAGACCCCGACCTCTTCGACCGGCACCGTGCCACGTTTCCGGCAGCGGTCCGCCACATCCGGCCGGACACCCCGCCGGACAGCATTGCCCTTCACGGGCAGGTCAGTAACGGCAAGGTGGCAGGCGTCATGACCGGCGTGCGCACCCCGGGTGCGCCGTTCCTTGTCATCGCAGACGACGACGTCCGCTATACGCGCGAGGCCCTCGCCGCCGTCGTCCATCACCTGGAATCCGCTCACGTGGTACGCCCGCAGAACTACTTCACCCCCCTCCCATGGCACGCCCGCTGGGACACGGCCCGGACACTGCTTAACCGGGCCTGGTCGGCCGACTACCCGGGAACGCTGGGGGTGCGCCGCGACGCGCTGCTGGCCACCGGCGGCTATGCCGGCGTCCTGTTCGAAAACCTCGAACTCATTAGGACCATCAAGGCCGCAGGCGGGAGCGAGCGGACACTTGCGGACCTGTTCGTGGCCCGCAGGCCGCCCACCGTGCGGCATTTCCTGGGCCAGCGGGTGCGCCAGGCGTACGACGGCTTCGCCCAGCCCCGGCGGCTGGCCGCCGAGCTTGCCCTGTTCCCGGCAGCCGCAGCCGCGCTGTTCCTTCCGGGCAAAGTGCGGGCAACCACCCTGTGCGGACTCGCCGTGGCGATCACCACCGCTGCAGAGATTGGACGACGGCGGCACAACGGCACCGCCGTCTTCCCCGCCTCGGCAGCCTGGTTCGCTCCGCTGTGGGCACTTGAGCGGGCCACCTGCGTGTGGCTGGCCCTCGGGTTCAGGTCGAGGGGCGGCGTTCCCTACGCGGGCAGCAGGATCAGGACGGCGGCGCACTCCGAGGCGGTGCTCCGGCGGCGCCACGGGGGCAGGCTGCAGGGCGTCCCGGGCAGAGGGGTCCCGGACAGACGCGTCCCGGGCACACCAGGAACAACAAGGATGGATGCGGTGCAGGCATGAATCGTGAACAGCATGGAACAGGAGCCGACCTGGAACAGGTGAATGTGGAGCGGGCAAATGCGGAGCAGGACCCGGCCGCGAGCTCCATCGTGGTCTGCCCGGACGGGCCCCTGATTGTCCGCGGTGAGTTTGAGCTCGTCACCCCGTCCGGCGGTGCCGTACCCCGGGACCGGAAGACGGTGGCCCTGTGCCGGTGCGGCGCCTCCGCCATCAAGCCGTACTGCGACGGCACGCACAAGCTGATCAAGTTCCGCACCGAACCCCCGGCTGCTTAGCCAGTCCAGCAAGCTCCGCCTGCCTGCCACGCCCTTTCTCCGACTCTTGCCGGGTGGTTGGCGGGTGTGCGGCTAGGCTGGGGACAGTCCGTTTTCCGCCCGCAAGGAGTAATAGGAATGAACCTTTTCATCAAGCTGCTCGGGACCGGGGTGAGCCTGGGTGCAGGCCTGGCCGGCACCAAGCTGGTCAACACCATCTGGGAAAAGACCACGGGACAGAAGCCGCCCACCGGCAAGCACGAGGACGTCCCCACCAGCCTGCGTTCGGCGTTGACCTTCGCGCTGATCTCGGCATCGGTGAGCGCCATCATCCAGGTCCTGGCCAACCGCGGCACGCAGCGTGCCATCACCCGGTTCGCCAAGAGCCAGGACATCGTCTAGCTCTTCCTTACCGCTGCCGGCCGTCGTCGGGGCTGTCCTTCCGGGCAGCCTCGGCGGCGGCTTTTTGCACCACGGCCTCCAGCTCATCGGCGGTGAGCAGTTCCCGGTGCAGGTGCTTGGTGCGGTAGCCTGCGCGGCCCACCATGTGCGCGGACACCGGCACCGTCAGAAGTTGGAAGATCCAGGCCACCACCAGCACCGGCCACACCCACCACGTCCGCATCTGCAGCCCAATGGCGGCCAGCAGGAGGAACAGGCCCAGCACCTGGGGCTTGGTGGCCGCGTGCATGCGGCTCAGCAGGTCCGGAAAGCGGAGCAGGCCGATGGCCGCGCCCAGGGACATGAGTGCCCCCACCACCATGAATATGGCCGAAACCAGGTCGATCCAGGCGTCGGGGCCGGAGAAGTCAGGATTCATCGGGTTTCACCCTCCGGTCTGCTACGAAGCGTGCCACGGTCACAGATCCAATGAAGCCAATAATGGAGATGGCCACCACCAGCATCAGGTTGTTCAGGTGCCGGTTCACGGCCATGTCGATGCACAGCGCCCCGCCCAGGATGGCCAGCAGGACGTCGGTGGCGAGAACCCGGTCCAGCAGCGACGGCCCGCGGGCAATCCTGATGATCGCTCCGGCGGCGGCCAGCGAGAAGATGACGGCTGTAACAGCCAGGACAACGGGCATCATGCGGCGGCCTCCATTCGGACGGCTTCAAGTTCTTCCCGGCTGCCCATGATGCGGATCAGGCCGGCCTCAATGGACCGCACTTCGTTCCGCAGGCCCTCCACGTCTTCCGGGGAGGTGATGTTGAGTGCATGTAGGTAGAGGGTGGATGTGGAGCGGTCCACCTCCACCACCAGCGACCCCGGGATCAGGGAAATGACATGCCCGGTGGCGGTGACGATCAGGTCCTGGTGGCTGCGCAGCCGTACGGCGACGACGGCGTTGGTCACCTTGGCGCCGCGGACCGTGGCGAGGTAGAGGACCTGCGCGCTGGCCACCACCACCTTCCACAGGAACACCAGGGCAAAGGGCACGGCATGAAGGATATTGAAGCGGCCGCTGAGCTCCACCGGCGGAAGGTAGAAGAGCCGGGCCACCCCTACGGCCAGCAGGGCACCGAACAGGAGGTTGCCAGGGCTGAAATCCTGCCAGAGGGCGCCCCAGACAATCACCAGCCAGACCAGGAGCGGCAGTTCCTGGCGCAGGGAGATGCGTTGGCGGCTCATCGTGTTCCTCCCCCGGTAGAGGTCCCTGCAGCGGCTCCCGGTACAGCGGTGCCCTCCCCCAGGACCGCATGGATGTACGGGTTGCGCTCAAGCATGTCGCGGGCCGCCCGGTCCGACAGCCCGAACAGCGGCCCCGCGAACACGGAGAGGGCAACGCCAAGCGCCACCAGGCCCGCCGTCGAGCCCACCATGGTACGCGGCAGGAGGGTCACGGTGCTGTTGGCCTTGGCTCCGGGCCCGGAAGCCCTCGTCCCAGGGGTGGCAAGCAGCACCGGGTCCGGATGTTCGGCGTCGGTTGGACGGCGCCAGAAGGCACGGTTCCAGACCCTGGCGATGGCCAGCAGCGTCAGGAGGCTGGTCACCACCCCGCCGATCACCAGGGCGTAGGCCAGCGGCGTGCCCAGCTCAATGCCTGCCTGCATCAGCCCCACCTTGCCGAGGAACCCGGAGAACGGCGGGATGCCGGCCAGGTTCATGCCGGGGATGAAGAACAGCAGGGCCAGCATGGGCGACAACTTGGCCAGGCCGCCCAGCCGGTCCACGGAGGAGCTGCCGCCCCGGCGTTCGATGAGCCCGGTCACCAGGAACAGGCTGGTCTGGATGGTGATGTGGTGCGCCACATAGAAGACGGCAGCCGCCAGCCCCACGGCCGAGGACATGGCCAGCCCGAACACCATGTAGCCGATGTGGCTGACCAGGGTGAACGAGAGCAGACGCTTGATGTCGCTTTGAGCCAGCGCACCCAGAATGCCCACCACCATGGTCAGCAGCGCCGCCACCATGAGCGGCGTGTTCAGGGTGTCGCCGGGGAACAGCAGGGTCTCGGTGCGGACCATCGCGTACACGCCCACTTTGGTGAGCAGGCCGGCGAACACCGCGGTGACGGGTGCCGGGGCCGTGGGGTAGGAGTCCGGGAGCCAGAAGGACAGGGGGAAGACGGCGGCCTTGATGCCAAACGCCACCAGCAGCATCACGTGCAGGAGGGTCTTGGTGCCCTGGTCCAGTTCGCCGAGCTTGATGGCCAGGTCCGCCATGTTGACCGTTCCGGTGGCCCCGTAAACCATGGCGATCGCGATCAGGAACAGCACGGAGGACACCACGGAGACCACCACGTAGGTGACGCCGGCCCTGATGCGCGGCCCGGTGCCGCCCAGGGTCATCAGCACGTAGCTTGCGGTCAGCAGGATCTCGAAGCCGACGTACAGGTTGAAGAGGTCCCCGGACAGGAAGGCGTTGGACACCCCGGCCACCAGGATCAGGTAGGTGGGGTGGAAGATCGAGACCGGGGCGTCCTCGTCGCCGTCGGCCATGCCCTGTCCGGTGGCGTAGATCAGCACGGCCAGGCTCACGGCGGAGGACACCACCAGCATCAGCGATGAGAACTGGTCCACCACCATGACGATGCCGAACGGCGGCACCCAGCCGCCAATGGTCACCGCCGTGGTGCCGCCGCTCCAGGCGGACGCCAGCAGGAGGCATTCGAGGAGCAGGGTCAGCGAGAGCAGGCCGATGCTCACCCCACGCTGGGCCCGGGAGTGCCGGATCAGCAGGAAGGTGAGGGCGGCGCCCAGGATGGGAAGTACGACGGCGAGCGGGGCCAGGCTTGCAATGTTCACTTGCCGCCTCCTTCCGGGTTGGGGTCAACGTTGAGCGAGCCGGGCTTTTCCTCCGCGGCAGCGTGTTCTGCGGGCATCTCCCGGCCCCCGGCCACCAAGGTTGCCACCGGCTCGCCTGTTTCCTGGCTCCCGTCTCCACGTTCAGAGCCGGCACCGGCCGTTCCGTGGTTGGAGACGTCCCGGCCGTCGGACCCGAGCATGGTGAGCGGGAACTCGGAGGTTTCCGCGGGGATTTCGGCGTCGTCCTCGGCGTCGAAGCTGGGGGTGGCCGCCACGCGGCGGTCCTCCAGGTCGTCCTGGATCTCGTCCTGGCGGGCCAGGACCCAGGTGCGGTAGATGATGCCCAGCATGAACGCCGTGACGGCGAAGGAGATCACGATCGAGGTCAGGATCAAGGCCTCCGGCAACGGGTCGTTGTAGTCCTGGGCGGCCGTGTCCTTGGCAAACAGCGGAGCCAGGCCAGCGTATCCGCCGGTGGCCAGGATCAGCAGGTTGGTGGCGTTGGCCAGGAGCATCAGCCCCAGCAGCACCCGGGTAAGGCTGCGTTCCAGGATCAGGTAGATGCCGCAGGCGTACAGGGCGCCCATCACGATCAGCAGGGTCAGGTTGACGCTCATGCGTGGCCCTTCGCGGTGGTCTCGGCAGGAATCCCGTCCGGTTCCTGTTCCTGCTGGTCCGGGCCATCGAGGCGTTCGGGTTCCTGCCCGTGCCGGTCGTGGTCCGGTTCGTGGCCGCCCTCCGCGGACCGCTCCTCCATGTGCTCATCGATTTCGGCCCCGAGGCTGCGCAGCACATCCAGCACCAGGCCCACCACCACGATGTACACGCCGATATCGAAGATGGTTGAAGTGACGAACTTGATGTCCCCGAACACGGGCAGCCACACCTCGATAATGGCGGACTGGAACACCTGGCCGCCCAGCAGCAGGGGCATCACGCCTGAGATTGCAGCCAGGGCCAGCCCGGACCCCAGCAGGCCGCCGGCACTGATCGGCGCCGCTTCCCGGAGTTCGAAGCGCCCGCCCGCCAGGTAGCGGATGGTCAGGGCAAGCCCTGCCGTGAGGCCGCCGGCAAAGCCGCCGCCGGGCAGGTTGTGGCCTGCCAGCAGCAGGTACAGCGAGAAGATGATCATGGAGTGGAAGATCAGCCGGGTGATTACCTCGAAGATGATGGAACGGCGTTCCGGTGCCAGTGTCCTGCCGGCCACGATCCAGGCGTCGCTGGCCGAGGCCGCGAACTTCCGGCTGATGGCCAGGGCTGCCGCGTCACGGGAGCCGGGGTCCACGCCGCGGTAGCGTCCCACCGTGCCCTCGGCAACGGAGGCCGAGGACTGCAGCCGGTCACCGCGCCCCCGCACGAAGATCAGGCTGGCCACCCCGGTGGCGGCGAGCGCCAGCACGCTGATTTCACCGAACGTGTCCCAGGCACGGATGTCCACCAGGGTCACGTTGACCACGTTCAGCCCGCCGCCGCCCTCGTACGCAAGCTGCGGGAACTGCAGCGAGATGGGAATGGCCGTGCGGGCACCCATGGCGAAGATGGCGGCGAACACCATGGTCACGCCGAACCCCAAGCCGATGATGACACGCACCACCCGGTACCTGCCGCCGGTACGGTCCCGCAATTCGGGCGGCAGGCTGCGCATGGCCAGGACGAAGGCCACCAGGATGATGGTCTCCACCAGCATCTGGGTCAGGGCCAGGTCCGGGGCACCCTGCAGCGCAAACACCAGCGCGATGCCGTACCCGGTCACCGACACCATCAGGACTGCAAGGAAGCGTTTGTTGGCCTTGACGGCGGCGAGCGCGCCGATCACGATCCCTACGCCCGCTACGAGCTGCAGCGGGGAGTTGGGATCCACCAGGTAGATGTTCTGCGGCATGGCGCTGCCGCCCAGCAGGATGGCCACGAGCGGCAGGACGAATGCCACGCTGAGGATCACGGCAAGGTAGAAGTACAGCGAACCGCGCTGAGTGCGGCCGGTGATCCAGACCGCCACGTCATCCAGGGCCCCGATGGTCAACTGGTAGGCGCGGTCGCCGTCCACCCACGCCGGGACCAGGGACTGGGCGCGGGCCACCGCGTTGCGGCCAACGTACATGGCGGCACCCAGCACAAAGGTGAGGGCTGTCAGCCCAAGCGCCGGGGTGAGGCCATGCCATAGCGCCAGGTGCCCTGCCTGCTGGGCCGGAGTGCCGGCGTCGGGCGCTGTGGAAGCGAAGAGCGCAGCGTACGGCTGGATCCAGTCGTCCACCGGAACCGGCCAGAGCCCATAGGCGATGGTGAGGAGGCTGAGGATGGCAGGGGCGGCAAGGAAGGAGGGCGTGATCGCCTTGAACGGGGTGGGCTCCACGCCGCGCTTGACCGCAAAAGCACCCCACATGAAGCGGGCGCTGTACGCAAAGGTGAGGATGGAACCCAGCACCAGCCCCACCAGGACCACCAGGCCCCAGGGACCGGAGTGCGGCTCCAGGGCGTGGTGTACGAACGCTTCCAGCACCGATTCCTTGGCCACGAAGCCGCCCAGCAGTGGAATGCCCGCCATGGACGCGGCCCCGATTCCGGCCACGATGCCCAGGGCGCGTGAGGAGCGGAAGACACCGGACAGCTTGCGAACATCACGGGTTCCGGACTGGTGGTCGATGATGCCCACCACCAGGAAGAGCGTGGCCTTGAACAGGCCGTGGGCCAGCAGCATGGCCAGGCCCGCGAGCGCGGCATCGGGGGTTCCCAAGCCCACCACCATGGTGAGGAAGCCCAGCTGGCTGACGGTGCCGTAGGCAAGGATCAGTTTGATGTCGGTCTGCCGCAGCGCCCGGTAGCCACCCACCAGCATGGTGGCCAGGCCCAGCCCCAGGACTACGGGCTGCCAGTACGCGGTCTCGGAGAAGCCGGGCGCGAGCCGTGCCACCAGGTAGATGCCGGCCTTGACCATCGCCGCGGCGTGCAGGTAGGCGCTGACGGGAGTGGGCGCGGCCATGGCGCCGGGCAGCCAGAAGTGGAACGGGACCAGGGCGGACTTGGTGATGGCACCCACCAGGATGAGGACGACGGCGGCGCTCACCATGGCGGCCGACGTTCCGGTTGCGAGCGACGCGGCCTGCTCCAGGATGCCGGAGATGCGGTAGGTCCCGGCGGTGTAGCCGAGCATGATGAGGCCCACCAGCATGGCCAGGCCGCCGGCGGTGGTGACCATCAATGCCTGGAGGGCGGAGCGCCGGGCGGCAAGCCGGGTCCGGGCGAAGCCGATCAGCAGGTAGGACAGGATGGTGGTCAGTTCCCAGAAGATGAACAGCAGCAGGAGGTCATCCGCTGTGACCAGTCCGAACATGGCACCGGCGAAGGCCAACAACTGGGCACCGAACGCACCCAGGTCCTGGTCCTTCCTCTTGAAGTACCGCGCGCAATAGACCAGCACCAGGGAGCCGACGCCAAGCACCAGGAGGGACATCACCCAGGCCAGCGCGTCCATGCGGAAGGCCAGTTCCAGATGGAGGCTGGGGATCCAGTCGAACGTTTCGGTGATGGCTCCGGCGCCGGAATAGATCGGGCCGTGCTGGAGCATCAGCCAGCCGAAGGAAACCGCGGGAACTGCAGCCAGCGCGTAAAAGGCGTTCCGGCCCCAAACCCTGAAGAGGAAGGGCGCGAGGACAGCCACCGAAAAGTGCACGGCAAGGACTGTGATCACTGTATTCTCCGCAACGTCAGGGATTCGATTGTCAAAAGTTGGAGCAGGCGGCAAAAAGTTAGGTCCGGGAGGGTTTAGTTTATCAAGGCGTGCCTGCCAGCCTTCCCGTTCAATGGCTCCCCACCCGGGCAGAATCCCCGGCAGCACGGGCCGGAGCTCCCCGGAGTGTTCGCCACGGGCGGATACGATTCATCGTATGAACAGCGCCAGCGCGCCGGGGGCAATGCAGCCGGCCTCGGAACTCGAAGCCGGAACCCCGTCCTCCAGCAAGGGGCGCATCCTGGCCTGGGCCTCCTGGGACTGGGGTTCGGCGGCCTTCAACGCAGTGATGACTACCTTCGTCTTCACCGTTTACCTGACGTCCAACGCCTTTGGGGGCGAGGACAGCGCATCGGCCGTGCTGGGCGCCGCGCTGGCCGTGGGCGGATTCGCCATCGCGCTGCTGGCACCCGTGACGGGCCAGCGCTCCGACGCGGGCGGCCGGCGCAAGCTGTGGCTGGGAGTGAACTCGGCCGCCGTCGCCATCCTCACGGCCCTGTGCTTCTTCGTGTTCCCGCGGCCGGAGTTCCTGCTCCTCGGGGCCTGCCTGATCGCCCTGGGCAACGTGTTCTTTGAATTCGCCGGCGTCAACTACAACGCCATGCTGGCCCAGGTTTCCACGCCGCAGAACATCGGAAAGGTCAGTGGATTCGGCTGGGGCGCCGGCTACCTGGGCGGGATCGTGGCCCTCCTGATCGTCCTGCAACTCTTTGTCCAGCCGGCTTTTGACTGGTTCGGCGCGTCCACGCAGGACAGCCTCAACATCCGGCTGGTGGCCGTCTTCTCAGCCCTGTGGTTCTTCGTCTTCGCCCTTCCCGTCCTGTTCGCCGTCCCTGAACTACCCCGGTCACCCCAGGCCGCCCGCCTGGGTTTCCTTGCCAGCTACGGCCTGTTGTTCCGGCGGATCAAGGCCATCTACGCCACCAGCCCCCACACCATCTACTTCCTCTTAGCCAGCGCCGTATTCCGTGACGGCCTGGCCGCGGTCTTCACGTTCGGCGGGATCATCGCGGCCGGCACGTTTGGCTTTGCCCTTTCCCAGGTGATCTTCTTCGCGATCTTCGGGAACGTAGTGGCGGCCATCGGCGCGATGCTCGGCGGGTTCCTTGACGACAAGGTGGGCCCCAAAGCCGTCATCACCGGCTCCCTGGTGGGACTGCTTGTGGCCGGGACTGCCATCCTGGTCCTGGGTAACGGCAACTATTCCTTCTTCGGCATGCAATGGG
Encoded here:
- a CDS encoding CDGSH iron-sulfur domain-containing protein; this translates as MNREQHGTGADLEQVNVERANAEQDPAASSIVVCPDGPLIVRGEFELVTPSGGAVPRDRKTVALCRCGASAIKPYCDGTHKLIKFRTEPPAA
- a CDS encoding Na+/H+ antiporter subunit D — its product is MNIASLAPLAVVLPILGAALTFLLIRHSRAQRGVSIGLLSLTLLLECLLLASAWSGGTTAVTIGGWVPPFGIVMVVDQFSSLMLVVSSAVSLAVLIYATGQGMADGDEDAPVSIFHPTYLILVAGVSNAFLSGDLFNLYVGFEILLTASYVLMTLGGTGPRIRAGVTYVVVSVVSSVLFLIAIAMVYGATGTVNMADLAIKLGELDQGTKTLLHVMLLVAFGIKAAVFPLSFWLPDSYPTAPAPVTAVFAGLLTKVGVYAMVRTETLLFPGDTLNTPLMVAALLTMVVGILGALAQSDIKRLLSFTLVSHIGYMVFGLAMSSAVGLAAAVFYVAHHITIQTSLFLVTGLIERRGGSSSVDRLGGLAKLSPMLALLFFIPGMNLAGIPPFSGFLGKVGLMQAGIELGTPLAYALVIGGVVTSLLTLLAIARVWNRAFWRRPTDAEHPDPVLLATPGTRASGPGAKANSTVTLLPRTMVGSTAGLVALGVALSVFAGPLFGLSDRAARDMLERNPYIHAVLGEGTAVPGAAAGTSTGGGTR
- a CDS encoding iron-containing redox enzyme family protein codes for the protein MRIPETRGPVSSALFKVLAQAPDAAGPGLDGLYSLMVRQLAGTGDIIADEDIQLALFCLYELHYSGLDGVSDSWEWEPALIRVRRLIEEPFEAALRAAAKEAAGNFELPDGIAMTSDAVADVLFGLAATDTGPSLSRYVARKATLDQLKEFLVHKSMYQLKEADPHTWAIPRLSGRPKAALVEIQADEYGGGRPERMHSALFARTMRGLGLDDSYGAYVDTVPAISLASVNLMSLCGLNRRLRGAITGHLAIYEMTSSQPNRFYGNGFRRHGFGPDITHYFDEHVEADAVHEQIAGRDLAGGLVEAEPQLLADVLFGATAVMAIDSRLTAHLMSSWEAGQTSLRAAVPAAA
- a CDS encoding DUF4235 domain-containing protein produces the protein MNLFIKLLGTGVSLGAGLAGTKLVNTIWEKTTGQKPPTGKHEDVPTSLRSALTFALISASVSAIIQVLANRGTQRAITRFAKSQDIV
- a CDS encoding Na+/H+ antiporter subunit E, producing MSRQRISLRQELPLLVWLVIVWGALWQDFSPGNLLFGALLAVGVARLFYLPPVELSGRFNILHAVPFALVFLWKVVVASAQVLYLATVRGAKVTNAVVAVRLRSHQDLIVTATGHVISLIPGSLVVEVDRSTSTLYLHALNITSPEDVEGLRNEVRSIEAGLIRIMGSREELEAVRMEAAA
- a CDS encoding Na+/H+ antiporter subunit A, yielding MITVLAVHFSVAVLAPFLFRVWGRNAFYALAAVPAVSFGWLMLQHGPIYSGAGAITETFDWIPSLHLELAFRMDALAWVMSLLVLGVGSLVLVYCARYFKRKDQDLGAFGAQLLAFAGAMFGLVTADDLLLLFIFWELTTILSYLLIGFARTRLAARRSALQALMVTTAGGLAMLVGLIMLGYTAGTYRISGILEQAASLATGTSAAMVSAAVVLILVGAITKSALVPFHFWLPGAMAAPTPVSAYLHAAAMVKAGIYLVARLAPGFSETAYWQPVVLGLGLATMLVGGYRALRQTDIKLILAYGTVSQLGFLTMVVGLGTPDAALAGLAMLLAHGLFKATLFLVVGIIDHQSGTRDVRKLSGVFRSSRALGIVAGIGAASMAGIPLLGGFVAKESVLEAFVHHALEPHSGPWGLVVLVGLVLGSILTFAYSARFMWGAFAVKRGVEPTPFKAITPSFLAAPAILSLLTIAYGLWPVPVDDWIQPYAALFASTAPDAGTPAQQAGHLALWHGLTPALGLTALTFVLGAAMYVGRNAVARAQSLVPAWVDGDRAYQLTIGALDDVAVWITGRTQRGSLYFYLAVILSVAFVLPLVAILLGGSAMPQNIYLVDPNSPLQLVAGVGIVIGALAAVKANKRFLAVLMVSVTGYGIALVFALQGAPDLALTQMLVETIILVAFVLAMRSLPPELRDRTGGRYRVVRVIIGLGFGVTMVFAAIFAMGARTAIPISLQFPQLAYEGGGGLNVVNVTLVDIRAWDTFGEISVLALAATGVASLIFVRGRGDRLQSSASVAEGTVGRYRGVDPGSRDAAALAISRKFAASASDAWIVAGRTLAPERRSIIFEVITRLIFHSMIIFSLYLLLAGHNLPGGGFAGGLTAGLALTIRYLAGGRFELREAAPISAGGLLGSGLALAAISGVMPLLLGGQVFQSAIIEVWLPVFGDIKFVTSTIFDIGVYIVVVGLVLDVLRSLGAEIDEHMEERSAEGGHEPDHDRHGQEPERLDGPDQQEQEPDGIPAETTAKGHA
- a CDS encoding monovalent cation/H+ antiporter complex subunit F translates to MMPVVLAVTAVIFSLAAAGAIIRIARGPSLLDRVLATDVLLAILGGALCIDMAVNRHLNNLMLVVAISIIGFIGSVTVARFVADRRVKPDES
- a CDS encoding Na(+)/H(+) antiporter subunit C; protein product: MSVNLTLLIVMGALYACGIYLILERSLTRVLLGLMLLANATNLLILATGGYAGLAPLFAKDTAAQDYNDPLPEALILTSIVISFAVTAFMLGIIYRTWVLARQDEIQDDLEDRRVAATPSFDAEDDAEIPAETSEFPLTMLGSDGRDVSNHGTAGAGSERGDGSQETGEPVATLVAGGREMPAEHAAAEEKPGSLNVDPNPEGGGK
- a CDS encoding MFS transporter — translated: MNSASAPGAMQPASELEAGTPSSSKGRILAWASWDWGSAAFNAVMTTFVFTVYLTSNAFGGEDSASAVLGAALAVGGFAIALLAPVTGQRSDAGGRRKLWLGVNSAAVAILTALCFFVFPRPEFLLLGACLIALGNVFFEFAGVNYNAMLAQVSTPQNIGKVSGFGWGAGYLGGIVALLIVLQLFVQPAFDWFGASTQDSLNIRLVAVFSALWFFVFALPVLFAVPELPRSPQAARLGFLASYGLLFRRIKAIYATSPHTIYFLLASAVFRDGLAAVFTFGGIIAAGTFGFALSQVIFFAIFGNVVAAIGAMLGGFLDDKVGPKAVITGSLVGLLVAGTAILVLGNGNYSFFGMQWAGSTTFWVFGLFLCLFVGPAQSSSRAYLARLAPHGESGELFGLYATTGRAVSFLAPALFTLCITLATPLVPAGQAQRWGILGIMVVLLAGLLVLLPVKPPAKAPVAVVPAG
- a CDS encoding glycosyltransferase, producing MTAAPAAVAPGAREGRPRLVSDAEYILPLRWTEDSGLAELAGYLRQLVGWIPVTVVDGSDPDLFDRHRATFPAAVRHIRPDTPPDSIALHGQVSNGKVAGVMTGVRTPGAPFLVIADDDVRYTREALAAVVHHLESAHVVRPQNYFTPLPWHARWDTARTLLNRAWSADYPGTLGVRRDALLATGGYAGVLFENLELIRTIKAAGGSERTLADLFVARRPPTVRHFLGQRVRQAYDGFAQPRRLAAELALFPAAAAALFLPGKVRATTLCGLAVAITTAAEIGRRRHNGTAVFPASAAWFAPLWALERATCVWLALGFRSRGGVPYAGSRIRTAAHSEAVLRRRHGGRLQGVPGRGVPDRRVPGTPGTTRMDAVQA
- the mnhG gene encoding monovalent cation/H(+) antiporter subunit G, which gives rise to MNPDFSGPDAWIDLVSAIFMVVGALMSLGAAIGLLRFPDLLSRMHAATKPQVLGLFLLLAAIGLQMRTWWVWPVLVVAWIFQLLTVPVSAHMVGRAGYRTKHLHRELLTADELEAVVQKAAAEAARKDSPDDGRQR